The Mauremys reevesii isolate NIE-2019 linkage group 1, ASM1616193v1, whole genome shotgun sequence genome has a segment encoding these proteins:
- the GALR3 gene encoding galanin receptor type 3: protein MPESWNASSNSLEVRAAGIIVPVVFFLIFLLGTVGNGLVLAVLLHNGQVKYTTTNLFILNLAMADLCFILCCVPFQATIYTLDGWLFGPFACKAVHFLIYLTMYASSFTLAAVSVDRYLAIRYPLKSRDLRTSRNAAVAIIVIWTLSLLFAGPYLSYYQIVHYHGVPICVPIWEDQRRKILDILTFVFGYLLPVVVMSLAYARTIKFLWTSVDPIERISESRKAKRKVTKMIVAVAIIFCLCWLPHHLVILCFWFGYFPFNRATYACRLASHCLSYANSCLNPIVYALISKHFRKKFKQVFTCLLFQNKSRKKKRAGNKVHVTNVANNAAGVYGGNTEVTQIQEENARCCQGPLQKDAEDTHLPEAWTHQLQDATVSAQRRLLAEESSVTTGNPLAVTSPGRPQGLLTVH from the exons ATGCCGGAGAGCTGGAATGCCTCCTCCAACAGCCTGGAGGTGCGTGCTGCGGGCATCATCGTGCCGGTGGTCTtcttcctcatcttcctcctGGGCACAGTGGGGAATGGGCTGGTGCTGGCCGTGCTGCTGCACAATGGCCAGGTGAAGTACACCACCACCAACCTGTTCATCCTCAACCTGGCCATGGCAGACCTCTGCTTTATCCTCTGCTGCGTCCCTTTCCAAGCCACCATCTACACACTGGACGGGTGGCTCTTTGGCCCCTTTGCCTGCAAGGCTGTGCACTTCCTCATCTACCTCACCATGTACGCCAGCAGCTTCACCCTGGCAGCCGTCTCTGTTGACAG ATACCTGGCCATTCGTTACCCGCTGAAATCCCGGGATCTCCGGACCTCCCGGAATGCAGCGGTTGCCATCATAGTGATCTGGACCCTGTCACTGCTCTTTGCAGGGCCCTACCTCAGCTACTACCAGATTGTCCACTACCATGGGGTGCCCATCTGTGTCCCCATCTGGGAGGACCAACGCCGGAAGATCCTGGACATCCTCACCTTTGTGTTTGGGTACCTCCTGCCCGTGGTTGTCATGAGCTTGGCTTATGCCAGGACCATCAAGTTCCTGTGGACCTCCGTAGACCCCATCGAGAGAATCTCAGAGTCCCGTAAGGCCAAGCGCAAGGTCACCAAGATGATTGTGGCTGTGGCCATAATCTTCTGCCTCTGCTGGCTGCCCCACCACCTGGTCATCCTATGCTTTTGGTTTGGCTACTTCCCCTTCAACCGAGCCACCTATGCCTGCCGCCTGGCCTCCCACTGCCTGTCGTATGCCAACTCCTGCCTCAACCCCATCGTCTATGCCCTCATCTCTAAGCATTTCCGCAAGAAGTTCAAGCAAGTCTTCACTTGCCTCCTCTTCCAGAACAAGAGCAGGAAGAAGAAGAGAGCTGGCAATAAAGTCCACGTAACCAATGTGGCCAACAATGCTGCAGGTGTGTATGGAGGTAACACCGAGGTCACCCAGATCCAGGAGGAAAATGCCAGGTGCTGCCAGGGCCCGCTGCAGAAAGACGCTGAAGACACCCATCTCCCTGAGGCATGGACTCATCAGCTACAGGACGCCACTGTCTCTGCTCAGAGAAGACTGCTGGCTGAAGAAAGTTCGGTAACAACTGGCAATCCACTGGCTGTGACCTCACCAGGGAGACCTCAGGGCCTGCTGACCGTCCACTGA
- the LOC120387183 gene encoding noggin-like, producing MEMARAGFICLLLLGSWAQGPLPSGASLLSQEGDLPLSEDLLLPEKISETTPPNPDIHLIRSKPSAHVRPYSLSRSLNDYHYSPKPKHLRAPRLLKLLGPSYDPFWMSLQDPRSRNTSLEQLGTLSQDLADGTSRYRKKLLQEAENVELPVLLPPEEGMASNLSQAVAHRLRRWLVDSATCHLTSSWVDLGPVFWPRWVRHTECDTSHTGCSWPPGMTCRPAQFTHIKLLVWHCWMSKDPAIDTGRILQQCTWRQIPYPVVSACKCSCR from the coding sequence ATGGAGATGGCCAGAGCAGGTTTCATTTGCCtactgctgctggggagctgggcccaggggCCTCTTCCCTCTGgagcctctctcctctcccaggagggagaCCTTCCCCTAAGTGAGGACCTTCTGCTGCCTGAGAAGATCAGTGAGACCACGCCACCCAATCCTGACATCCACCTCATCCGGAGCAAGCCATCTGCCCACGTGAGGCCATATAGCCTGTCCCGCTCTCTCAATGACTACCACTACTCCCCCAAGCCCAAGCATCTCAGGGCCCCTCGGTTGTTGAAGCTGCTGGGCCCCTCATACGACCCCTTCTGGATGTCCCTGCAGGACCCACGAAGCCGCAACACCAGTCTGGAGCAGCTGGGCACTCTGAGCCAGGACCTGGCTGATGGCACCAGCCGTTACCGGAAGAAGCTGCTGCAGGAGGCTGAAAATGTGGAGctccctgtcctgctgccccctgAGGAGGGGATGGCCAGCAACCTAAGCCAAGCTGTCGCCCACCGCCTCCGTCGGTGGCTGGTGGACAGCGCCACCTGCCACCTGACCTCATCCTGGGTGGATCTGGGGCCTGTCTTCTGGCCGCGTTGGGTTCGCCACACAGAGTGCGACACCTCCCACACTGGCTGCTCCTGGCCTCCTGGCATGACCTGCCGTCCTGCCCAGTTCACCCACATCAAGCTCCTGGTCTGGCACTGCTGGATGAGCAAGGACCCAGCCATAGACACGGGTAGGATTCTCCAGCAATGCACCTGGAGGCAGATCCCCTACCCAGTAGTGTCTGCTTGCAAGTGCTCCTGTCGGTAA